The stretch of DNA TGAAATACCTCTTATCTTGTAAGAGTTCTTTTAGCTTCCCAATACATTTGGGTTCATCCCAAGTGTCGATACCTTCCATAAAATCTTCCTCGCAAGGTAGCTGGGAGATGAAATCCCTCATAATTTTCTTTACATTAGGCTTTTGCGAAACCGAGACAAAAGCCTGACAATGAAAATGCCCTTGGATCTTGCGGTAGACCTTCCTCGCCAGTGTCGTTTTTCCCAACCCACCGAAGCCAACAATGGACAGCACCTTGCGACGCTTGGTCGAGCCTTTTTCATCTTCGAGCATCCAATTGGCAAGATCATCCCTTGGACCATCAGTGCCCACGAGATGTGCTTCCTCAACAAACAAAGCAGACAAGCGGGGATCCACAGATGAATGCTGACAGGAAATATCATCCAACTTGTAACTACTTTTCAACTCTTTTACCTGCTCGAGACGAATCTTCAGATCATTGATTTGGTTGGCGATTCCACGGCGAGAGCCCAGAGTCTTGAGCCGGCGAGCAGTCTTGCGGAAGAACTCCTTGAAGCCACCCTTTTGCTGGTGGCCGGGAGTGCCGAGCTGATGGATGAACTTGTCGATGACATCCTCGATGTCATAGGTCAGCTCTCTCAGCAGCGACATCCACTTCTTAACCTGAACATCGGGATCTTGCATCATCGTGTACTTCTCAACCGCGCCATGCATGCAGGTCAGCTCGGATCTGAGCAAGCGGATCTCACGCCGGACGCCTTTGAGGCGGGCACACTCACCGGCGAGCAAACCGGTGAGCTTCCCCAGCAGGGGACCCAAGACGCCGTGGGAAGCACTCACCACCTCCATTgatctctcttcttttttcttttgaagGGACCTCTCTATTCCTCTCTCGAACCCATCTCTCCTTGGGTTCGTGCTTGGTGTGCTCAGAGTGGAGAGGAGAGCAGGAAGAGGACTCAATAATGGGGTTCGTACTAGCTGCAAGATTCCTTGAGTTTTTGCTTTAGATCGGCCTAACCATGGCTGTAGCTGTGGACAGTACGCCTTGCCGGACGAACAGGGAATGCAGCGTGCATTGACTGGCAGTCTCCTACCGCAGCAGAAGGGTGCACAGAATTAAGCACAATGGCCCATATGCAAGTGACTCTTGAAGAAAATGAAGGGTACGTACATCTCAAAGGTATATGTCCTTCTCTCACCTCTTGTCATGTCATAACTTTGTGTGAAGCAGAGAAAGGCAGTGCAGTGAGCGTGCTGTCCTACAGCCAGTGCAGCCAgggacaaaattactgttctgacccttaaggcaaagtaaatcccgatttgacctcgttGTAAAAAAAATTTCGTTTCTGACCTTTTTCggtgacgccaaggtccctggcgtctgggttacgaagcagacgccacggtccctggcgtctggcccctggcccgcactgcccgcctgcccgttgacctgctgacgtggcaaaggggccagacgccagggaccgtgGCGTCTGGCCCCGGTAAGTGGATAACCGCGCGGGCCAGCCCACCCATCCCCATCTTTCTCCTGGCGGCGCACGACGAACAGAGGGCTCTGTTCTTCGCCCCTTCTCTCCCTCCCACCACCACCCCCCTTGATCTACTCCATCAACCCCTCAAACTCACAGATCGGACCCCCCCAAGCTTCTTTGAGGTATTCTCCCCCATTCcctccaatttttttttgttttcccctctttggttggatgcattattcaacactaggtgatgttagatgagtagatggtttcttatttttagaaaaTTTTGTGTAGTTGATAGATGATTAGGTATGCAGTAGATGATGTGTAGTTGAACATGTAGGTAAAATCAATTCGGTTTTGTGTATATGTTgtccataggatttttttttgaattaagaGGGGTGATGAATATATGATTTGTGTATGTAAAATAGACTTTGGCATACTATATTTGGTTTGATAGATGATGTGTGTATGTGTAGATAATCCTATTGTTGGCATACTATTGTTGGCAAAAAAATTTATGCAAAAGAGATGATGAAATTTTCTTATTGTGTGTGACATGATTTGTTCAATAGAATGGCGGATGATGATAATGAAATATATTTGATGGTGAAATTTGGTACTCTAGATGATATGTGTGCATATGTAGAAGAAAGAAATGATGTGGTTATGTTTGAGAAGAATGGTGTTTTCATATGGAATAAACTTGGAGAAGGAAATTGTTTGATATTGTTCATGTATTCATAGATGTTTGTGAAATTTTTTTGTAGGATGGCGGATGGTGATGGACCTTGGTATGAAGGATTAATCGAtgagtgggataaggagcatcgtgctcgTGCCATTGAAAATGGACAGGTAAGAAGCAAGACTGGGTCAATTTTCGTTGTTTCTCATTTGTGTTCTTGTATTGATTATTAAAACATCACTTTATTTGCAGGTTGTAGTTgctatgcgcatgaggggtcattCCGCTGATGACTTTGATTACGACCCGCGGTATGAGCCTTACATTCGGAGATTGGGTCTTCTCCCATTCGTGTTGCAGTTTAAGCGACGCGCTCCGCCGGTGAACCACGCGGCGCTGACCGCACTTGTGGATCGTTGGAGGCCGGAGACTCACTCCTTCCACCTTCCATGTGGGGAGATGACGATGACCCTACAGGACATGGCTATGATAAGCGGCCTTCCTATCAATGGACAAGCTGTTACCGGTCGTGTCAGCGTGGGTAATTGGCGAGAACGGACTGCCGATTTAATTGGCGTTCAGCCCGAGGGCCCTCAGGAAGGCAAGGCCGATACAGCGAAAGTGAGGCATTCTTGGCTAAAACTGGTCAGAGGAAACACCAACCCGTGCCCTCAGGATGCCAATAACGTGGTTGTGCAGCAGTACGCGCGGGCCTATCTTTGGTATGTACTAACCAAGGTAGTCTTCTCAGATGCAACCGGGAACTCAGCCCTCTGGATGTTCTTGGAGCCACTTAATAACTGGGATACCCAGTATAGCTGGGGTTCGGCCGCACTAGCATACTTGTATCGTCAGGTAAGAGATATTTGCAACCAATTATTTTGCATTTGTCATGCGCCTCCATATCTAACATGTTTGTTTGATTGCAGCTTGACTTggcgtgtcggaggaagggaggtacatcctcattgtctgggtttgtttggagcctatccgtgtggatgtgggagcggatcccggttggacggcccgatttgaagaaccccctcatggcaaacccacggggtaatcatgacgggttgcatgatgatgatccatatcggcgccctacgcttgcttactattgggaacaagtgacagtgtacacaggaagctcgcatgtgcgatacaagtgctatATGAACGAGCTGGACACCTTGACTGCTGAGCAGGTTATGAGAAGTTCGATGAGATAAAATTTAGTCAAGAATGAAACTTATGTATGTAGCTAACAATGTATCTCTTTGTTTTGCAGGTACATTGGTTGCCTTATGTGGAAGATCGTGACTTTGATCTTAATGAGATGTGCACGCGTGATAGCCATCTTTGACGGGCGAGGtgcccaatgatatgcttcttcgcagtcgagtggcactttgtagaccgtgtggcaagacaatttggaaaaagacaaggtattccaattgaggagagcaaggaggaaatgctatctctgcatcggtaagcaagcatgccttgagtatgtagtagagcattgaataagtcagtgtttgctaatgctttgtcccgTGCATCATTTGTAGGTTCGATCGAAGGAACAATCAGGATATATCGGATTGGGCAAACAAACACCGTGCGTGGATAGAAATTTGGAATCAAAGAGACACGTTAGTGCAATCAGAGAATAGACCTCACAATCAGTCAGCATATCAGAAGTATCAAGTGTGGTATGCGGATCGTTACCGGTTAAAGCTGAAGCCAGGTTGGACTCACGAGGAGTGGTCGGAGTTggtgtctgaagacccggagactgcagaaggttatcataccttcaacacggctgtgagagacaccagaggggctcaTGTTGACTACGCACCGATGCATGACGAAATGGTAGTCTGTTTGACCTATTCTAACATACTTGCATCATGTTGTCTTTCTTTCAAATACATAAGTTTGGTGTGCTCATGAATTGCAGGGCAGAGAGTTGCTTCTGTGCGTCAACGATGCCAATGTTGCACTGAGTCATCCACCTGGTGGTGCATTATCTGAGAGGACTCTTAGGAGCACGATGGAGGTTAGTCGCAATATATTATAAAAGTTTTTTTTGCGGATTAGTtatttgcatctcatatcatagcaTATTTTGTGTTGTCGCAGAAGTTCAAGAAGCGGTTCCATAAGATGGCAGCTATGCTTTCTTGCCATGGTGCTAAGTCCAGTGACGTGTATGCACCAGGTAGCCGCGCCGCCAGAGCTAATAAACGGCGTTATGTCCAGAACGAAGAGGACATAGAGGAGGAGGTCAATGAAGAGGAGCCAGCACATCAAGAGGAGCCAACACATCATGATGAGCATGAGTatgatgcaacacatcaagaggatcatgagtatgatgttgatgctccacaaccatcACAGGTTACACAACCGACACAAGGCAATGCCCGCTCTAGAAAAGGCAAAGCAATAGCTAAGACACCGGGCCAGAAAGGTAGAAAGAAGATATGGAacactcaattccatagtccggagtatccTCATCAATTTATGCCTGCGGGAATGCAAAGATATAAGTCGAACATTGATGCAGAGGCGGAGGAGGCTAGCGAAGAGGAGGAGCATGAGGCTAGCGAAGAGGAGGAGCATACACTTGCAGATATCGTGAAGAGAGGAAGGAAGAAGTGAGCTTGTTGTAGTTTGTTTCAATGAGCTTGTTCTAGTTTTCGACGAACCTGGTGTAGTCTCTTTCCATGAACTTGTTGTCGTTTCTTTCCATGAACTTGTTGCCGTTCGAATTAAGTTGTACCAGATTCGTGAAGTTGCTATGAATGTTTGACATGAATGATGTGATTTATGTTAATTGTTGTTTCCTGTGATTTAGTCATTTATATGAATGTTTGACATGAATGATGAAATCTGTACTTAGTCATCTATATGCACAgggagccagacgccagggtccttggcatcTGGCTGTAAGTCaggggaccagacgccagggtccttggcgtctggctgtAAGTCAGGCGACCAAACGCcatggtccttggcgtctggcagtCTACTGACACCAGAAACAGGGTAAAGCAGgggagccagacgccagggtccttggcgtctggtccTGGTGCAGACAATACTTGCTTTTTCACTTGTAGTTTTGTCTTTTCACTTGTAGTTTCGAATAACATACATATATAagcattgcatagtcttttcataACACTACAGTTGACAAATGACAAACATAGTTCAAATTACAAACTTAGTTCATGACCACGATGGTCTACGATACAATGTCTCGAATGACATAGCAAATTACAAACATAGTTCAAATTACACAAATAGTCTCGAAtgacataagtagttcatgaccacgatggttgaaacgacatgaacatcacatataactcggtttcctgtagcaatgcaagtcaacaacccttttccatttccattcttccaGCATTTCTTGAATCTTGTCATCATCAGTTATGTCAACCAATTTTCTTTCCCCGGGGCCATCTGACTTCCTCCTGCTGACGTAGTACACAAAATCCTCTTCCTTCAACCCTTGCTTCAACATGAATTTAGTCTTCAACCAATCGAAAGTGAGGTCCACTTGACTAACTTGCACAATACATGGAGACAAGCCATGCACATGAACAACAGGGCTAAGCACCCACTGAGTTTCGTTAGCCATCTACAGCACACAAATCTCTTAGTAGCTAACCTATGTTACATTAAACCACGAGGAAAACAAACTAGGGTTTTCACAAAAGTATGATAAATTAAACCAACCAAAAAATGGGGGTGGAGTTGATTTACCTTCTAGTCTCGAAATCCTGAAGATCCAACGGTGAAACCGGACCGATTTGTGAGAGATCTGAGGGGGGGGGTTAGGGTGCTGGACGAGGGAGTGACGTTGGCAGGGCTAGAGGTGAGAGTGGGTGGATATGAGTGAAATGAGAGGGGTAGAGGTGGAGATGAATGGATGAGAGGGGTAGAGGTGGGCCCAAAATCTTATCCACTCGAATCTTATCCATTAGACAAGAATGCTTTCTGAacaccagacgccagggtccttggcgtctgggtgtccatcagacacaccagacggcctgtctggtcacctgcgtgagcaaagcacgccagatgccagggttcctggcgtctagatctgggaggcagacgccagggaccttggcgtctgggtgtccatcagacacaccagacggcctgtctggtcacctgcgtgagcaaagcaagccagacgccagggaccctggcgtctggatctgggaggcagacgccatgcaccctggcgtctgggtgtgggCCTGGTGTTTTTGCACACAACTTGTTAAAGTTTTTGCTTAGCAACAACTAGCAAACACTGTTAAATATGAACAAAGCATGCTACTCTCAACCAAAAATATGAACAAAGCATAACAACTAGTCTCGAATGACGAACATAGTTTGCACATAATCTCAAATAGTCTCGAATGACAGAAATAGTTCATGACCACACAAGGTCTCGAATAATAAGTTCATACATTAAACAAAGTCTCGACAGTTCATCATCGACGCCGGTGCCTTTCCATTTGTCTACTGAGTAGTCCGGGGCCACTttcccttcttgtcacgtgcctcGTCCTCCTCTCGTGCATCGCGAGCCCTTGCAAGTTTGCTTGCCCTCTCTTCTTGACGAGCCGCCTTCTCTTTGCGTGCCCTCTCTTGCTCACGCTTCTTGCGCTCACGAGCCTCCTTCTCACGACGCTCCCGCTCCAATCCCCGTGCATAGGACTCCTCGAATAGGCGCTGCCTCCGTAACCAATCTGCACGTTGGTCCTCTTGGATATCTTTTGGTACCTCGTGATCTATCCAAGTGAAGTACTTGCAAAGTGGAGGAGGGGACTACATATAAACCATGATTTTGTTAGACATATGAGTGACAACTTGTTGATGTTTTTTATATGTACACCTAACATACCGGTGGTATGTCATATGCGTTAGTTGGCCTTCGACGATCATGTGCATAGTTGGGACACACGAAAAACCTTCTACCTTCTGTCCATGACTTGTTGCGGTCAGTGGACACCTTCAGCTTGCAAACATCACCACACCAACATGGTGGTGTGGGcacatccttctccttcttcttgtccaAACTGGCCTCCAACCACGTCTTCGGCATGTCCTCTTGGTCCGCGCACGGTGGCCTCGTCCTGGAACCGGATAaagccatgcctacaaaaagaACAATTGTTAGCACAAGACATTAAGAGAGCAAATGCATAAATGCTAGGAATTGTATGAACAAATAATATACCATTATTATTAGATCAACCATCTGGATTAAACAAATAACCGAAGGCCGATCCATTATCAACCATTCCTCTacgaccacctctagcacttgtgcttcctcTTCGACCacgaccacctctagcacttgtggctgctcaaccaccacctctagcacttgtgctagctcgaccaccacctctagcacttgtgctccctctacgaacactagcacctctagcacttgtgctccctCTACGACCACCACTACCACCTCTGACGCTCGTTCTtcctcgaccaccaccaccgtcacctcttccacctctttcaccatcagtgccgcctccacgacttgtttttctttttttggttttcttttttttgcatgtccgctcattgtgtcccccttcaccgcacaccccacagttgataatgtcaggagcctccatgaaatgaccgctaccaaattgtttcatgccagtgtatccagccaggtcatccatatcacccctgaacctcttagttctccttctaccctttgtctccaccttcagaagagggtctggcctaatatgagggccatggtactcaggccactgtgattggtccaagaaagggtgaaatcttggcgcccatgtcaacctagtagcttcCACATGGAACTCTTGCATCCTCACGGTTTTTCCATCATTAACATGTATGTTTCTCGCCTTCGCCGCCGTTATCAAATGCGAGCATGGCCAATGATACTTACTAGGCCTCTCGCACTGGCACCACCGAGTCTTCAGTTTCACCTCAAATGCAGCACCACCATATTGTCTACCATCTCGTGTTGTGCC from Triticum dicoccoides isolate Atlit2015 ecotype Zavitan chromosome 6A, WEW_v2.0, whole genome shotgun sequence encodes:
- the LOC119318510 gene encoding uncharacterized protein LOC119318510, which gives rise to MLSLHRFDRRNNQDISDWANKHRAWIEIWNQRDTLVQSENRPHNQSAYQKYQVWYADRYRLKLKPGWTHEEWSELVSEDPETAEGYHTFNTAVRDTRGAHVDYAPMHDEMGRELLLCVNDANVALSHPPGGALSERTLRSTMEKFKKRFHKMAAMLSCHGAKSSDVYAPGSRAARANKRRYVQNEEDIEEEVNEEEPAHQEEPTHHDEHEYDATHQEDHEYDVDAPQPSQVTQPTQGNARSRKGKAIAKTPGQKGRKKIWNTQFHSPEYPHQFMPAGMQRYKSNIDAEAEEASEEEEHEASEEEEHTLADIVKRGRKK
- the LOC119318511 gene encoding nucleoporin gle1-like, translating into MPKTWLEASLDKKKEKDVPTPPCWCGDVCKLKVSTDRNKSWTEGRRFFVCPNYAHDRRRPTNAYDIPPSPPPLCKYFTWIDHEVPKDIQEDQRADWLRRQRLFEESYARGLERERREKEARERKKREQERARKEKAARQEERASKLARARDAREEDEARDKKGKWPRTTQ